One region of Chlorobiota bacterium genomic DNA includes:
- a CDS encoding Nif3-like dinuclear metal center hexameric protein, with product MLISQFLQEFHQELPLSLAMADDPVGVQILVEDRPLTNVAVAYELDEPTIDRAIQEHAELVVAFHPLIYPSLKRITGATRVERCVARLITERMGLLIVHTAFDAHPNGTSALFAQALGCANIAPLQPVAILPNGGMGAIGTLEHPLTLEELAKQVCAVCKVPTVRVSVPAGSRADAVIRQVGVLGGSGMSFYDSAVQAGADVFITADVRYHGFHSANDRIPVIDPGHFETEIFVVDGVARLLQTTVERTGAAIAVHPLHEGTNPVRYLS from the coding sequence ATGCTCATCTCCCAGTTCCTTCAAGAATTTCACCAAGAACTCCCCCTGTCGTTGGCAATGGCCGATGACCCCGTGGGGGTGCAGATTCTTGTTGAAGATCGCCCGCTGACCAACGTTGCCGTTGCCTACGAACTGGACGAGCCGACGATTGACCGCGCGATCCAAGAACATGCCGAACTGGTTGTGGCATTTCACCCCCTGATCTATCCATCGCTGAAACGTATCACCGGCGCAACCCGAGTGGAGCGTTGCGTGGCGCGGTTGATTACCGAGCGGATGGGGCTGCTGATTGTTCACACTGCGTTCGACGCGCACCCGAACGGCACAAGCGCGCTGTTTGCCCAGGCGCTTGGTTGCGCCAACATTGCGCCGCTTCAACCCGTGGCGATTCTGCCGAACGGAGGGATGGGGGCCATTGGAACTTTGGAACACCCGCTGACGCTGGAAGAATTGGCCAAGCAGGTTTGCGCGGTCTGCAAGGTTCCCACCGTGCGCGTTTCGGTTCCTGCGGGAAGCCGCGCCGATGCGGTGATTCGCCAAGTGGGAGTGTTGGGGGGAAGCGGGATGAGTTTTTACGACAGCGCGGTGCAAGCCGGGGCCGATGTCTTCATCACTGCCGACGTGCGCTACCACGGGTTCCACAGCGCGAACGACCGAATCCCAGTGATTGACCCCGGGCATTTCGAGACAGAAATCTTTGTGGTTGATGGCGTGGCCCGATTGCTACAAACCACAGTGGAACGCACCGGAGCGGCCATTGCCGTGCACCCGCTTCACGAGGGGACCAACCCGGTTCGGTACCTCAGCTAA